The Papaver somniferum cultivar HN1 chromosome 3, ASM357369v1, whole genome shotgun sequence genome includes a region encoding these proteins:
- the LOC113361436 gene encoding uncharacterized protein LOC113361436, protein MASSLSRRSSTSSGPVLSSYSSTGFASASSRFSSPSTAAAASMVRNSSSCFDHNNHRSASPTRVNLYNFSSGLSSSSTKISNSGKSSRSVAVNSACQHQNRVPSSTNQPKRTCMCSPTNHPGSFRCSLHKSINNNSSSANNYQSNNQRLSARRSAMTNSLVRISTVEGDLVKRALASLIRPSSHNQRRRSGFQPRPSRLSVMSR, encoded by the coding sequence ATGGCTTCATCCTTATCAAGAAGGTCTAGTACAAGCAGCGGTCCGGTCTTATCATCATATTCTTCAACAGGTTTTGCATCAGCAAGTTCGAGATTTTCTTCTCCATCTACAGCGGCAGCTGCTAGTATGGTTAGAAATAGTTCCTCGTGTTTTGATCATAATAATCATAGATCAGCATCTCCTACCCGAGTGAATCTTTATAATTTTAGTAGCGGACTGTCATCGTCATCCACGAAGATATCTAACTCTGGTAAAAGTAGTAGATCAGTGGCAGTAAATTCTGCATGTCAACATCAGAATCGGGTACCGTCGTCTACAAATCAGCCGAAGCGGACATGTATGTGTTCACCAACAAACCATCCAGGATCATTCCGTTGCAGTCTTCACAAAAGTATTAATAATAACTCGTCATCGGCaaataattatcaatcaaataatCAACGGTTGAGTGCACGTAGATCGGCCATGACGAATTCGTTAGTGAGAATTAGCACAGTTGAAGGAGATTTGGTTAAAAGAGCTTTAGCGTCTTTAATTCGTCCTTCGTCtcataatcagagaagaagatcAGGTTTTCAACCAAGGCCGAGTAGGCTTTCAGTTATGTCTAGATAA